In Asanoa sp. WMMD1127, one genomic interval encodes:
- a CDS encoding ATP-binding cassette domain-containing protein, protein MGNLAIETRGLKKSFGKTHAVAGVDLAVSAGGVYGVLGPNGAGKTTTIRILATLLRPDAGEAQVLGYDVVRDARAVRSRVGLTGQFASVDEDLTGVENLLLLARLLGYSRRRARERAADLLDAFGLADAADRQVKKYSGGMRRRIDIAASLVVTPELIFLDEPTTGLDPRSRNQVWEIVRGMVAEGTTVLLTTQYLDEADQLADRIAVIDHGKVVAEGSSGQLKASVGAGSLHVRLRAPEQRAEAERVLAGVLEVPAEPSADPAALSARISDPDRVARSLAELSRSGIDVTEFALGQPSLDEVFLTLTGHAAAETHEEDAA, encoded by the coding sequence ATGGGAAACCTCGCGATCGAGACGAGAGGGTTGAAAAAGAGCTTCGGCAAGACCCACGCGGTCGCCGGCGTGGACCTGGCCGTGAGCGCCGGGGGCGTGTACGGCGTGCTCGGTCCGAACGGGGCGGGCAAGACCACCACGATCCGCATACTGGCCACGCTCCTGCGCCCCGACGCCGGAGAGGCGCAAGTGCTCGGCTACGACGTCGTGCGTGACGCCCGGGCGGTGCGGAGCCGGGTGGGCCTCACCGGGCAGTTCGCGTCGGTCGACGAGGACCTCACCGGGGTGGAGAACCTGTTGCTGCTCGCCAGGCTGCTCGGCTACTCACGCCGCCGAGCCAGGGAGCGGGCGGCCGACCTGCTCGACGCGTTCGGCCTCGCCGATGCCGCCGACCGGCAGGTGAAGAAGTACTCCGGCGGGATGCGCCGGCGCATCGACATCGCGGCGAGCCTCGTCGTCACCCCCGAACTGATCTTCCTCGACGAGCCCACGACCGGGCTCGACCCGCGCAGCAGGAACCAGGTCTGGGAGATCGTCAGGGGCATGGTCGCCGAGGGCACCACCGTGTTGCTGACCACGCAGTACCTCGACGAGGCCGACCAGCTGGCCGACCGCATCGCGGTGATCGACCACGGGAAGGTCGTCGCCGAGGGCTCGAGCGGCCAGCTCAAGGCATCGGTCGGCGCCGGCTCGCTGCACGTGCGGCTACGTGCGCCCGAGCAGCGGGCCGAGGCAGAGCGGGTCCTCGCCGGCGTCCTCGAGGTGCCGGCCGAGCCGTCCGCCGACCCGGCCGCGCTGTCCGCGCGGATCTCCGACCCCGACCGGGTCGCCCGTTCCCTGGCCGAGCTGTCCCGCAGCGGCATCGACGTCACCGAGTTCGCGCTCGGTCAGCCGAGCCTGGACGAGGTGTTCCTCACCCTGACCGGACACGCCGCCGCGGAGACACACGAGGAGGATGCCGCATGA
- a CDS encoding PadR family transcriptional regulator, with translation MGKLAIDTRGLSGAGRVSATKLLVLGIVHLSGGAHGYQVRSELQSWGAESWAKIKPGSIYHALKKAAADGLLTEHAEPGNSGPERVLYRATARGRDEMVELVRDGLRRTHDADMLNASIAMLPMLTRADAIAQVNERVARLEAELVEQAKWREHPNPDAPEHVRDQAELWAGHARTELEWAKSLSKRLSEGAYTMADDPGSWRTVPDHLKMRV, from the coding sequence GTGGGAAAGCTCGCGATCGATACGAGAGGGTTGAGCGGAGCTGGGCGCGTGTCGGCGACGAAGCTCCTGGTACTCGGTATCGTGCACCTCTCCGGCGGCGCGCATGGCTACCAGGTGCGGTCTGAACTGCAGAGCTGGGGTGCGGAGAGTTGGGCCAAGATCAAGCCCGGCTCGATTTATCACGCACTGAAGAAGGCGGCGGCTGATGGCCTCCTCACCGAACACGCCGAGCCGGGCAACTCTGGGCCGGAGCGCGTTCTGTACCGCGCGACAGCTCGGGGACGTGACGAGATGGTCGAACTGGTCCGCGACGGTCTGCGGCGCACCCACGACGCGGACATGCTCAACGCGTCCATCGCCATGTTGCCCATGCTGACCAGGGCAGATGCCATCGCGCAGGTTAACGAGCGGGTCGCGCGCCTGGAAGCGGAGCTCGTAGAGCAGGCCAAGTGGCGGGAGCACCCCAATCCGGACGCCCCCGAGCACGTCCGCGATCAGGCCGAACTGTGGGCGGGACACGCACGCACCGAACTGGAGTGGGCGAAGAGCCTGAGCAAACGACTGTCTGAAGGCGCCTACACCATGGCCGATGATCCGGGTTCATGGCGAACGGTCCCCGATCACCTCAAGATGCGCGTCTAA
- a CDS encoding DoxX family protein produces the protein MSTIPKDNSETVAHTPGRASGIGVWILQVVLAAIIAGGGISKLAGDPVMVDMFAGIGAGQWLRYLVGALEVAGGVGLLIPALAGLAGLGLAALLTGAVITDQFVLEQSPWLPLALLVVAAVIARARWSRTEAVVGTLLRR, from the coding sequence ATGAGCACCATCCCCAAGGACAACTCGGAAACCGTTGCGCACACGCCCGGGCGGGCGAGCGGCATCGGGGTCTGGATTCTGCAAGTCGTGCTGGCCGCGATAATCGCCGGCGGCGGAATCTCGAAGCTCGCCGGCGACCCGGTCATGGTGGACATGTTCGCCGGCATCGGGGCTGGCCAGTGGCTCCGGTACCTGGTCGGAGCGCTGGAGGTCGCGGGAGGGGTTGGACTTCTGATCCCGGCTCTGGCGGGCCTGGCCGGTCTCGGGTTGGCGGCATTGCTGACCGGTGCTGTCATCACCGATCAGTTCGTGCTCGAGCAGAGCCCTTGGCTGCCGCTCGCCTTACTCGTCGTGGCGGCCGTGATCGCAAGGGCGCGGTGGTCGCGCACCGAGGCCGTCGTCGGCACGCTGCTCAGGCGCTGA
- a CDS encoding ABC transporter permease translates to MNATTAVQASAPVTEDALRSVLLAGERPSRPGPVLTSLTFGWRALLKIKHVPEQLVDVTMFPIMFTLMFTYLFGGALAGSTQTYLQFLLPGILVQANVMITMNTGITLNTDIQKGVFDRFRSLPVWRPSPLVGALLGDLVRYSIGSAIVITLGLVLGFRPEGGAVGVVLSVLLLLVFSFCLSWLWTMLSLILRTPNSVAGVSLMVMFPLTFVSNIFVDPKTMPGWLQAVVEVNPITHLATVVRGLMDGSVPAGEIGWVLVSSVLLVAVFGPITMILYRNKK, encoded by the coding sequence ATGAATGCCACGACCGCGGTGCAGGCGTCGGCGCCGGTCACTGAGGACGCGCTGCGCAGTGTGCTGTTGGCCGGTGAGCGGCCGTCTCGCCCCGGCCCGGTGCTCACCTCGCTGACGTTCGGCTGGCGGGCGCTGCTGAAGATCAAACACGTCCCGGAGCAGCTCGTCGACGTGACCATGTTCCCGATCATGTTCACGCTGATGTTCACCTATCTGTTCGGTGGCGCGCTCGCCGGGTCGACACAGACATACCTGCAATTCCTGCTGCCCGGCATCCTGGTGCAGGCGAACGTCATGATCACCATGAACACCGGCATAACGCTGAACACTGACATCCAGAAAGGCGTGTTCGACAGGTTCAGGTCACTTCCGGTGTGGCGACCCTCCCCGCTGGTCGGCGCCCTGCTCGGCGACCTGGTGCGCTACTCGATCGGGTCGGCGATCGTCATCACGCTCGGACTGGTCCTAGGGTTCCGGCCGGAGGGCGGCGCCGTCGGCGTGGTGCTCTCGGTGCTGCTGCTGCTGGTGTTTTCGTTCTGCTTGTCGTGGCTGTGGACGATGCTCAGCCTGATCCTGCGCACCCCGAACTCGGTCGCGGGGGTCAGCCTGATGGTGATGTTCCCGCTGACGTTCGTGAGCAACATCTTCGTGGACCCGAAGACGATGCCCGGGTGGTTGCAGGCGGTCGTCGAGGTCAACCCGATCACCCACCTGGCGACCGTGGTACGCGGCCTGATGGACGGCTCGGTGCCCGCCGGAGAAATCGGCTGGGTGCTCGTCTCATCCGTACTTCTCGTCGCGGTGTTCGGTCCCATCACCATGATCCTCTACCGCAACAAGAAGTAG